In a single window of the Magnolia sinica isolate HGM2019 chromosome 7, MsV1, whole genome shotgun sequence genome:
- the LOC131250909 gene encoding 2-alkenal reductase (NADP(+)-dependent)-like codes for MAEEVSNKQVLFQDFVTGFPKESDMVLSTGTIRLKVPEGSKAVLVKNLYLSCDPYMRIRMTKGAPDDFSPYIPGSPITGFGVAKVLNSGHPDFKEGDLIWGIIGWEDFTLISEPETVFKIKYTDVPLSYYTGILGMTGLTAYAGFYEVCTPKKGEYIFVSAASGAVGQLVGQFAKLSGCYVVGSAGSSEKVDLLKSKFGFDDAFNYKEEPDLNVALKRYFPEGIDIYFENVGGSMLDAVLANMRLHGRIVVCGMISQYNLEKPEGVHNLMYLITKRIQMKGFEVFDHFSSYPKFLEVTRQYVKEGKIVYVEDTVEGLESAPAALIGIFTGRNVGKQVVVVSHE; via the exons ATGGCAGAAGAGGTTAGTAATAAGCAGGTCCTTTTTCAAGATTTCGTAACGGGATTTCCAAAAGAATCCGACATGGTATTGAGTACCGGCACGATACGTTTGAAGGTGCCGGAAGGATCGAAGGCAGTTCTCGTCAAGAATCTCTACCTTTCTTGCGATCCCTACATGCGTATACGGATGACCAAGGGCGCCCCTGATGATTTTTCTCCTTACATTCCAGGATCG CCCATTACTGGCTTTGGAGTGGCTAAAGTTTTAAACTCAGGACATCCAGACTTTAAGGAAGGTGACTTGATTTGGGGGATAATTGGATGGGAAGACTTCACTCTTATATCAGAGCCCGAGACCGTGTTTAAAATTAAATATACTGATGTACCTCTTTCTTATTATACTGGTATTCTCG GTATGACTGGTCTTACAGCTTATGCTGGATTTTATGAGGTCTGCACTCCTAAGAAAGGCGAATACATCTTTGTGTCAGCAGCTTCCGGTGCCGTGGGTCAGCTAGTAGGACAATTCGCAAAGTTGTCGGGCTGCTACGTTGTTGGAAGTGCTGGTTCTAGTGAAAAG GTTGATCTATTGAAGAGTAAGTTTGGGTTTGACGATGCTTTCAACTATAAGGAAGAACCTGACTTGAACGTGGCTTTAAAAAG GTATTTTCCTGAGGGCATCGACATCTATTTTGAGAACGTAGGCGGCTCGATGCTTGACGCAGTACTAGCGAACATGAGGCTCCATGGTCGCATTGTGGTGTGTGGTATGATCTCTCAGTACAACCTTGAGAAACCTGAAGGCGTGCACAACTTAATGTACCTCATCACAAAGCGCATCCAGATGAAAGGGTTCGAGGTGTTCGACCACTTCTCATCATATCCTAAATTTCTCGAGGTTACTCGACAATATGTCAAAGAAGGGAAGATTGTTTATGTGGAAGACACAGTGGAAGGTCTCGAGAGTGCTCCTGCAGCCTTAATAGGAATCTTCACTGGACGCAATGTCGGGAAACAAGTAGTTGTAGTTTCCCATGAGTGA